Below is a window of Fluviibacter phosphoraccumulans DNA.
GCGGCAAGCGGAATCCGTGCCGGCAAATTCGTCGGGCGCTCAATATTAAAAAAGGAAAGTATGTCGCTAGGACATAATCACGCGGGGCATGCGCATGGGGCGCACGGTCACGGATCGGCGGCATTGATTGATGCGCTTACCGGCGAGCATGCCAGCGCCGCATCGAACCGACTGGTGCGTCGGTCGGTTAATGTCAGCATGGGCGTTAACATCATCCTCTCTATCTTGCAGGTGATCGTGGGTTGGTTTGCCAATTCCCACAGTTTATTGGTGGATGGCTTTCACTCGCTTTCCGACTTGCTGTCGGATGTGCTGGTGCTTTTTGTGGCGCGGCACAGTGTCCGTGCCGCCGATGATAACCACCCCTACGGCCACGCCCGACTTGAAACGCTGGCCACGCTGATTCTGGGGTTGATGCTGGTTGGTATTGGTGGTGCCTTTCTTTATAGCGCGGGCGAAAAGGCGATGCATCTGGGCGAAGGTCCGCCGGTTGGCATGACTGCGCTGTACGTGGCGCTGCTGGCGCTGGCCATGAAAGAGTGGCTCTTCCGTTACATGCTACGCGCCGCCGAAAAGGCGAAATCGGCCATGTTGGTGGCCAACGCCTGGCATTCGCGTTCAGACGCGGCATCTTCACTGGTGGTGGCGATTGGTATTGGCGGTAGCCTGCTGGGCTTTATCTACGCAGACTTACTGGCGGCAGCCATTGTCGGGGCCTTGATCATTAAAATGGGCTGGCAGTTTTCGCGCGATGCGCTGGAAGAGCTGGTCGATCATGGCGCCGATGCGGCGCAAATTGAAGAAATACGCACGGTGATTAAGCAGACGCCGGGGGTGCATGATCTGCATGATCTGCGTACACGGCGCATGGCCGACCGCATTCTGGTGGATGCACATGTGCGGGTCGCGCCGCGCATTAGTGTGTCGGAAGGTCACCGGGTGGCTGAACAGGTGCGCTTACGCGTGCGTGCGGCGTGCCCAGAGGTGTTGGATATGCTGGTGCATATAGATCCGGAAGATGATCTGGTACCCGCGGAAAGCGTGGCTACAGGGGACATTAACCGTGATGCGCTGGAACGCTGGTTAAACACCGAAGCAGCGCGGGTTTGGGGACATGGCCCTTGGGCGCCAGAGCGCATCCAGCTGCATTACCTCAATGGTCAGGTGGAAGTTGAGGTCATGTTGCCACCCATGCCGGGCATCGACCCCGAGCCGGTTGTTATTGAACATGGCATTAGGGATTTACAGCAGGCAGCGCAACAGGCAGGATTACCGCTATTGAGTTGGACGGTGTATCGTCGACTGACCGCAGACTAGTTGTGCACCAAACAAGTGCGCTATGCGCTCATTTGGGTAGCCACAAAACGCACTGTTTTGGTGCGGCTCAGGGTTGCCAATTGGGGTCTGTGCGTAAAAGGCGTTGCAAAGGTGCTTTTAGGGGTTAGGTTGTCGTATTATTGTTGGCATGGATCATGCTTTATCAACAAAGCAGGGATCTGTGGATCCGTTACTGATTTATAGACTGACCGTTGCGGTCGATTTTAGGAGATAGCTGTTATGGCTACAGTGCAAGACGTCCTGAAGCTGGTCAAGGACAACGACGTTAAATACATCGATTTCCGTTTCACTGATACGCGCGGTAAAGAGCATCACGTCGGCGTGCCGGTCAGCCAATTCGATGCAGACAAATTTGAAGAAGGTCAGGCGTTTGATGGTTCGTCGATCGCGGGTTGGAAGGGCATCCAAGCCTCCGACATGCTGCTGATTCCGGATCCAGCCTCGGCTTACATCGATCCTTTCTATGACGAAGTCACTCTGGTGCTGTCTTGCGACGTGGTGGAGCCCACCGACGGCAAGGGTTACGACCGTGACCCACGTTCGATCGCCAAGCGCGCTGAAGCCTACCTGAAGAGCTCGGGTATCGGTGACACCGCCTACTTTGGCCCAGAACCAGAATTCTTCATTTTCGACTCTGTCGAATGGAAGACCGACATGTCGGGCACCTTCGTCAAGATTTTCTCGGAAGAAGCAGCCTGGTCGTCGGATGTTAAGTTCGAAGGCGGCAACACTGGTCATCGCCCAGGTGTTAAGGGTGGTTACTTCCCAGTCGCACCAGTGGATAGCTTTAACGACATTCGTACGGCTATGTGTAATGCACTGGAAGCTTGTGGCGTTCCGGT
It encodes the following:
- a CDS encoding cation diffusion facilitator family transporter produces the protein MSLGHNHAGHAHGAHGHGSAALIDALTGEHASAASNRLVRRSVNVSMGVNIILSILQVIVGWFANSHSLLVDGFHSLSDLLSDVLVLFVARHSVRAADDNHPYGHARLETLATLILGLMLVGIGGAFLYSAGEKAMHLGEGPPVGMTALYVALLALAMKEWLFRYMLRAAEKAKSAMLVANAWHSRSDAASSLVVAIGIGGSLLGFIYADLLAAAIVGALIIKMGWQFSRDALEELVDHGADAAQIEEIRTVIKQTPGVHDLHDLRTRRMADRILVDAHVRVAPRISVSEGHRVAEQVRLRVRAACPEVLDMLVHIDPEDDLVPAESVATGDINRDALERWLNTEAARVWGHGPWAPERIQLHYLNGQVEVEVMLPPMPGIDPEPVVIEHGIRDLQQAAQQAGLPLLSWTVYRRLTAD